A window of Cohnella herbarum contains these coding sequences:
- the pqqA gene encoding pyrroloquinoline quinone precursor peptide PqqA encodes MWVKPDFKIIEICAEVTAYAHRK; translated from the coding sequence ATGTGGGTTAAACCCGATTTCAAGATTATCGAGATCTGCGCCGAAGTGACGGCCTACGCTCATCGGAAGTGA
- the pqqB gene encoding pyrroloquinoline quinone biosynthesis protein PqqB, translating into MAVSPDGYRWALLNAGPDVCLQSEAHASLHPGPSLRGSPIQAVLLTDSELDHTTGLLQLRQSSILEVYAAPPVLRALEDSFPIRRILEPYAGFRWLEANPGESFPLFGGQLSVCPFYLGGKSPRYVYAERSQDQEAWVVGYRITDRTTGGVAIYAPGIETWSQTLERHLEDADCVFLDGTFWQADELRTLGVSELSAADMGHFPVAGPNGSAVRFARLPARRKVYIHVNNTNPMLDERSPEHRSLKELGIEIGYDGMEMEV; encoded by the coding sequence TTGGCCGTTAGCCCGGACGGATACAGGTGGGCACTGCTGAATGCAGGGCCGGATGTCTGCTTGCAGTCGGAAGCTCACGCCTCCCTTCATCCGGGTCCATCCTTGCGCGGCTCCCCCATTCAAGCCGTATTGCTTACCGATTCGGAATTGGACCACACGACGGGTCTGCTTCAGCTTAGACAAAGCTCGATCCTGGAAGTATACGCGGCTCCCCCCGTTCTCCGCGCGCTGGAGGATTCCTTCCCGATTCGGAGAATTCTCGAACCGTATGCGGGTTTTCGCTGGCTGGAGGCGAACCCAGGAGAATCTTTTCCACTTTTTGGGGGACAATTATCGGTATGTCCGTTTTATTTGGGCGGCAAGTCTCCTCGATACGTATACGCGGAACGCTCTCAAGACCAAGAAGCTTGGGTCGTTGGCTATCGGATTACGGATCGAACGACGGGAGGCGTTGCAATATACGCGCCGGGGATCGAGACGTGGTCGCAGACGCTCGAACGGCATCTGGAAGATGCGGATTGCGTTTTCTTGGACGGAACCTTCTGGCAGGCCGACGAGTTGCGAACGCTTGGCGTATCCGAGCTGAGCGCGGCAGATATGGGACATTTCCCCGTAGCCGGACCTAACGGCAGCGCCGTGCGATTCGCGAGATTACCGGCGCGCCGCAAAGTGTATATACACGTCAACAACACGAATCCGATGCTGGACGAACGCTCGCCGGAACACCGAAGTCTGAAGGAGCTAGGCATTGAAATCGGTTATGACGGAATGGAAATGGAGGTTTAA
- the pqqC gene encoding pyrroloquinoline-quinone synthase PqqC, protein MESYLLSNEQFTTKLRQVGEERYHDKHPYHVAMHEGKLSPAQLQAWIANRFYYQKNIPIKDALVLSKLPSREDRREWIQRIIDHDGREGSEGGIEAWIRLGEAAGIPREEMLDERRVLPAVRFAVDAYVNFCRLEPWPIAVASSLTELFAPSLVSKRIAIFEQLYPWIRPEGLAYFQARLHQAPRDADHGLSLVLRECKDRRDQEQAISALRFKCDVLWALLDALSLAFPGENER, encoded by the coding sequence TTGGAATCGTATTTGCTGTCGAACGAACAATTCACGACGAAGCTGAGACAGGTAGGCGAAGAACGCTACCACGACAAACATCCTTATCATGTCGCGATGCACGAAGGAAAGCTGTCCCCTGCGCAGCTTCAAGCATGGATCGCGAATCGCTTCTATTATCAGAAGAACATCCCCATTAAAGACGCGCTGGTCCTGTCCAAACTGCCGTCCCGCGAAGATCGCCGCGAGTGGATCCAACGGATCATCGATCATGACGGCCGGGAAGGCTCGGAAGGCGGCATCGAAGCATGGATTCGTCTTGGCGAAGCCGCAGGCATTCCGAGAGAGGAAATGCTGGATGAGCGCCGCGTGCTTCCGGCGGTTCGGTTCGCCGTCGATGCCTATGTTAATTTTTGCCGATTGGAACCGTGGCCCATAGCCGTCGCCTCATCCTTGACGGAATTGTTCGCGCCTTCTCTCGTGTCCAAGCGGATTGCGATATTCGAACAGTTGTACCCTTGGATTCGCCCCGAAGGTCTGGCTTACTTTCAAGCCAGACTGCATCAAGCGCCGCGCGATGCGGATCACGGCTTGAGCCTGGTACTGCGAGAATGCAAAGATCGCAGGGATCAAGAACAAGCGATCTCGGCATTGCGGTTCAAATGCGACGTTCTCTGGGCTCTCTTGGATGCGTTAAGCTTGGCTTTCCCCGGGGAGAACGAGCGATGA
- the pqqD gene encoding pyrroloquinoline quinone biosynthesis peptide chaperone PqqD, producing MSSWALSERPRIRGPGRMKYDKARQSDMLLLPERVVQLNEAAGAILWLCDGQRTIAQMIDELESKYGQSDLQGDVVEFLASAAERGWIER from the coding sequence ATGAGCTCATGGGCGCTATCAGAACGGCCGAGAATACGCGGACCGGGTCGCATGAAATACGACAAAGCCCGCCAATCCGATATGCTGCTGCTTCCCGAACGGGTCGTCCAGCTCAACGAGGCGGCGGGAGCGATTCTCTGGCTTTGCGACGGACAACGAACGATTGCGCAAATGATCGATGAGCTTGAATCGAAATACGGTCAATCCGACCTTCAAGGAGATGTGGTCGAGTTTCTCGCTTCGGCGGCGGAGAGAGGGTGGATCGAACGATGA
- the pqqE gene encoding pyrroloquinoline quinone biosynthesis protein PqqE translates to MTVNLPYAMTAELTHRCPLHCPYCSNPIELQKRENELSADTWLNVLEQASELGVVQVHFTGGEPLLRPDLELLVRRARELGLFVNLITSGVGMTEQRVRQLVEAGVDSIQLSVQASSSELADSIAGFQAHERKRQAAEWIRASGLDLHMNVVLHRANIHSVEEIIELCAEWGAVRLELANAQYYGWALRNIHQLLPSKEQIQAAEVAYARAHERFGHQIELLWILPDYYEDFPKPCMGGWGQVSLTVAPDGRVLPCTVSSDIRSLIFENVKERDLAWIWHDSPSFNAFRGYDWMPEPCKSCERREIDYGGCRCQAFQLTGDASAADPVCKWSPHRGVIADKVGSIASANGNGDVGTPIYSYRGR, encoded by the coding sequence ATGACGGTTAATTTGCCGTATGCCATGACCGCGGAACTCACGCATCGATGTCCGCTTCATTGCCCCTACTGCTCCAATCCGATCGAACTTCAGAAAAGAGAGAATGAGCTGTCGGCCGATACATGGCTGAACGTCTTGGAACAGGCCAGCGAGCTCGGGGTCGTTCAAGTCCATTTCACGGGCGGAGAACCGCTCCTGCGTCCGGACCTGGAATTGCTCGTCCGCCGTGCCCGGGAGTTAGGGCTATTTGTCAATCTCATTACGAGCGGTGTCGGAATGACGGAGCAGCGAGTACGGCAGCTCGTAGAGGCCGGGGTCGACAGCATTCAGCTTAGCGTGCAGGCCTCCTCTTCCGAGCTTGCCGATTCGATTGCCGGCTTTCAAGCCCATGAACGGAAAAGGCAAGCAGCTGAGTGGATTCGCGCCAGCGGACTTGATTTACATATGAACGTGGTTCTTCATCGGGCCAACATTCATAGTGTCGAAGAGATCATCGAGCTTTGCGCGGAATGGGGCGCGGTGCGGCTTGAGCTAGCCAATGCGCAATATTACGGTTGGGCTCTGCGAAACATTCATCAATTGCTTCCGAGCAAAGAACAAATTCAAGCAGCCGAAGTAGCCTATGCACGGGCGCATGAGCGCTTCGGCCATCAAATCGAACTTTTATGGATTTTACCGGATTATTATGAAGATTTCCCGAAGCCCTGCATGGGCGGCTGGGGCCAAGTATCCCTTACTGTCGCGCCCGACGGGCGCGTACTGCCGTGCACGGTGTCATCGGACATTCGGAGCCTGATCTTCGAAAATGTAAAGGAACGAGATCTAGCCTGGATTTGGCATGATTCTCCTTCTTTTAACGCTTTTAGAGGTTACGATTGGATGCCGGAGCCCTGCAAGAGCTGCGAGCGACGCGAGATAGACTATGGCGGGTGTCGCTGTCAAGCCTTTCAGTTAACCGGGGACGCGAGCGCGGCGGATCCCGTATGCAAGTGGTCTCCCCATCGCGGCGTGATCGCGGATAAAGTCGGCTCGATCGCGAGCGCGAACGGCAATGGCGATGTTGGCACGCCAATCTATTCTTACCGCGGCAGGTGA
- a CDS encoding dipeptidase: MKIFDAHCDVLSKLLENPNLDFAHGKEGLDVTLERMLESGIGVQNFAVYLPERWSGEFKYVLESIDLFNERILIEPQMRFIRTKNDLRIASAEGRIGALLSLEGVDSLNGNLAYLRILYHLGVRSVGITWNRANWAADGVLEPRGGGFTARGEELIMECNRLGLIMDVSHLSEKGFWELVEASGKPVIASHSNASAISPRLRNLTDAQIGSVIHNGGVIGITFVPPFVSVEEPVSMDKILLHIDHICSLGGSRHIGLGSDFDGIQQWIVGLEHAGHYDRLVNLLLKHYREDDVELFVYGNWFRFYMEHLPD; encoded by the coding sequence TTGAAAATTTTCGACGCCCACTGCGATGTGCTCAGCAAGCTGCTAGAGAATCCTAACCTCGATTTTGCCCATGGAAAAGAAGGCCTGGACGTTACGCTGGAAAGAATGCTTGAATCGGGCATCGGCGTGCAAAATTTTGCCGTATATTTGCCGGAGCGATGGTCCGGTGAATTTAAGTATGTATTGGAAAGCATAGATTTGTTCAACGAACGCATTCTCATAGAGCCGCAAATGCGGTTTATTCGCACGAAAAACGACTTACGGATCGCCTCGGCCGAAGGACGGATCGGGGCGTTGCTATCTCTGGAAGGCGTAGATTCGCTGAACGGAAACTTGGCCTATCTGCGGATACTCTACCACCTTGGCGTAAGATCCGTCGGAATAACGTGGAACCGCGCCAACTGGGCTGCGGACGGCGTATTGGAGCCCCGGGGCGGCGGGTTTACCGCGCGGGGGGAAGAATTGATCATGGAATGCAACCGGCTGGGTTTGATTATGGACGTTTCCCATCTATCCGAGAAAGGCTTCTGGGAACTCGTCGAAGCATCCGGCAAACCCGTCATCGCTTCCCACTCCAACGCAAGCGCGATCAGCCCCCGATTACGCAATCTGACGGATGCCCAGATCGGCTCCGTTATTCATAACGGAGGCGTTATCGGGATTACCTTCGTCCCCCCTTTCGTTAGCGTGGAAGAACCGGTTTCTATGGATAAAATTTTGCTTCATATCGATCACATTTGCTCGTTAGGCGGCAGTCGCCATATCGGGCTAGGCTCCGATTTCGACGGAATTCAGCAATGGATCGTAGGTCTGGAGCATGCGGGACATTACGACCGACTGGTGAATCTGCTCCTGA